cggtaatacaagaccattaaggtgctagcccgaccatctcgggaacgatttatgtggccatccctccctccccaccctaaGTTCCAtgcggagcttggggtcgccagagcctcgtctgttagtgaaacactacgctacacagccccttgaatctggtattttagtcacctcttacgacaggcatacctaccgcgggtatattctgaccccctaacccgctggtggaTATTAAAAATATCAAGGTTGGAACTAATCTCATCTGTCTAAAGTTGAAAGTTGCTCTTATCCAAGTATATCTGTCAAATTTGTATAGACTGATTTCATGGTCCGAAAAATACCACTTGTACTAtctacctacatatatatgtatatgttcaaatgtttattttatattattattgctTACCTGACTGCAAGAGCTGAGTATAAATTTGTGCGCTGAAATACCCACAGTTGGTATGCCACCATCGGAGCTATTGCCATTGCCGCCACTACTGGTCGAGCTGGAGTAAAGTACAACATCGGCAAACTTTTCGTttctaaaaaatcaaaaaatgtttaTCAGCAATCTTATCAAACATACTCAAGTGCATCCAAGAGACTTACTTGTAAAGTGTAGCAATCGATGAATTTAGATAGGACAAATGAGAGTCCCATTTAAGATGATAATTTTCTGCTGCCATGTCTAGGTATGTGCTGTCAACCAAGCTTTCGCAAGATGGCTTTTTTGTTTTCCTGGCTGTTCAATTGAAATCACTGACGtcgaaatatttaataatttcaacGGTTCATGAATGGCCTTATAGTGTAGTAAAGTCCgcagttataattttattttggaaaagaTTTGCGCATTATAAACCATTCATTATTAAAGTAAAACTACTGAGATTAATCAACCTAAGAGGAAGCGAATCGATAAATCAATAATTCGTATACAATTTTGGGCAAAGACCAAAGCAACACCAGCGCGCAAACATTTCATGaagtgtgtgtttgtgtgtgcttACTGCTTGAAGGGTGGTAAAGAAAGGGGTGGGAACAAATGCGAGTGTCCTTTCTGTAATTGCGCGTATGGGGGTATGGCTTTAATTACAATTAACAAAAGAATAACCTCGACATGTACTGCAATGGTTTTAAAATACCAGAAATTAATTCGAGTTGGGTTTGAGCTCGTCAATAAGAAGACGAATGCATGGAATAGtcaatctatatatgtatataaaaatcaaattctgagTGTGTGCTCGCTCGCTATGGAaacatatttcccacacttcaatcatcaccaaattttggctataggttccttcgatcaacacgaaggtttaaGACTTAAAACAATTTCgatatatataaaaggggcgtggtacctcccatacaaagggaatctttggtactgcataactctgaagataTACGTGCCAGAACATGGAAATTCAGAAAGGAGTTATATgtggtcaatccctaacaccaccaagaaaatgcggaattgggaaaaaggggcgtggcacctcccatacaaatggaatatatcatactgcatatctctggatgtagtaatggtaggataatgaaaattggtaaggagctatatgacgttaagccctaacacctccagtaagaTGTGGagttgggaaaaaggggcgtggcaccttccctacaaatggaatttttcagaactatggctgccgtacaagcttaggttattttaacacttaaagtttgactgcattgttgagtttggctgttattcctttggACGTGTAGTAATCTGCCGTCGTTGAAAAAAtctgttagcttcagtctatctagatctatatattgtgacgaatatttgcaacactaagggatactatcatctctaagccgatactacgcagtcacttgtatttacattattattattattaaatcaatcattatgtctacacatatgtacatacaagcagcgtagagatacgcacaaacacatgcatatatctgagatacccacaaaagtatgcaatcatcggtggaagtattactcacatatacacgcgcatatagctTTGTGAggggctataaacgtgcatctgtagtttatagctggtaagtttatagctggtaaccaagtagaaaattctagcagaagaaacgcctagaagtatgcgatcGAAACAGCAGGGAGTATAAAaagagcgaaagctgagtaagcagcaatcagtttgaattaagcacgctatcagttgcgaagtataagtgttattgtgaagtattctaataaagaccattttgcattattgaatattggagttatttattcaacagtttagcgatacgaacgttagtagaaggttggaaataagagTTTCCcgaaattctttacaatatatataaatcaaattatgtgtgtgtgatcgctatggaaacgtatttccaacACTTCACATAATCACAAAATTTCGGCTGTAGGtttcttcgatcaagacgaaggtatcatatttcgaaattaatttaaaatttaaatttatttttcttttttttttggctatgcgaacgagctaTCTTAGCTCAAAAATGATAattttaacaaaatcaatgatcgcattcaaaaccaaattcctggtgaagtgacgaaatataaatcgatcgaaacaattacagatgaagatcaaattgtaaattatccaattgaatttctaaactctttagaagcacctggaatgcctgcgcatatattaactttgaaaattggctcaccaatcatgcttcttcgcaatttagacccaccaaaattatGCAATGGAACCAGACATTGCGTTatgaaattaatgccgaatgtaatcgaagcaacaatcatcagcggtaaaagccaaggtgaagatgtgctcaaaCCACGGATCCTAATGATTCCTACATATTTgcaattcaattttaagctctaacagtttcctgtacgccttgcttttacAATTATAATCaaaaaagcacaaggacaatcgcttactgtggCAGGATTGAATTTAGAGTCCGTGCTtctcccatggccagctatatgttgcttgctctagagttggaacgctaaaaaatttgaaggaaaaacttaaaaatattgtgtacccacttgcattatAATAAAATACAAGAATAACATGTTTtgaacgaaaatttcaccaaatatgcgtacaaaattcaattaattttacagaacaataaactaaattatcaacgaTCAAAACAGAacaaataacgcaacattcattcgatctcgggcgttacaacgtacgtcGGGTAAAGCTAGTAATTAAATAAATGTTCGGTTTGAATATACATGGACACTGTTACTTCatgcgaaaatttaaaaaaatgtatatatttcttttcattgaaTTATTGAATTTACTCCCAGTTGAAATAAATTGTATGCATACAGGAGGTACATATGTATGCCAAATGCATGAAAAAGTAcgtaagattcatatttctttaactctaaacatatttatttatacaaaaagaACGCGTGGTATATTAGTGGAAAAGTATGAACAATTCACTGCTACCGAGTGGAAAAAGTTTTATGCttgcatgaaatatgcatgttctATCAATGAGCGTATGTTTATAAAAATACacttttctgaattttgtctGCCCGTATATAGATAATTAAGGACTGTTGGATTTTTCTTTATTGGCttgaaaaatttattagttttccgaaaaaaaagtttttttttcgaaaagaactCCGGGATATGAATATCTGATTAGAGACTGGACAACTTGTAGcaataaacttggaatatataGAGGACTAATTACGACGGCCACCGCTTGGCTCAGGAGGATATGACGCTATTGTACTGTTACGACTACAATTTTCAGGATGGTGAGGTTTTGTCAAACCGGTAAAAATTGTGCGTGTAATAATCGAAGTTGATGGCTTCAAGTCGGCCCATCTTTTATCataccaattttatttttattgtaattgTAATCAACTACTTTTGATCAATTCTGGGATAGTGCTTTCATACGTATGAAACATACGTATGGATGTATACATGTTTTTTAGTGCTTTTGAATGCATTCGGCTTAAATACAAACATATTGATACAAAAGTAGTACAAAGCATTAATACTGGCTTGCTTTCATAGCTGCGGCCGGCGTGGTGTGATAGTAGTGTGCtctgcctactacaccgaagatcatgCGTTCATGCCCCAGGAAaggtaacatcaaaatttttgaaacaagttttttcaattagaaggacaTTTTTCTAGCGAGGTtacccctcggcagtatttggcaagcactctccgccataaaaagctctcagtgaaaacttatctgccttgcagatgccgttcggagtcggcataaaataagtagggcCTACTTACGCCAaattgtgggaaaaattaaaagaagcacgacgcaaattggaaaagcgGCTTGACCAACAattttttcggaggttatcgcggcttacttttttttatatttattcatagCTCCAATTCATGCCTCAAATATCGATGTTTCGCGCATACATTTACAACAGTAATTGTGGTTGACCCTTAAAAGCCCTGGCAaagttgacgtatccatatccatatgaAACAGCTGATCCAGCCAAACTTATGGAAATCATTTATTTCTACATGCTGAACCTGAATCTGAGCTCTATTTATCTAGTAAACTTCCAAAAATTTTGAGATAATATTGCGATATTTTGCAGAggtttgagcatttttttttccaaatttttcggTGTAGGAGACTTCGAAGTTGTAGAGaaactaaaacaaaaaccaaataacCCCTAAATGTACGGAGATAGCACCGTAATGATTCAGACATTGAACAGACCTGGAATGATTTCAAAACCAAGCCCAAAATGCTttccaaattattttaaaataatcaatGATGAAATAGAATCGAAACTATGCCAAAACTATATAGAGACAATATCAGAATGGTGGTGAAAACAATGCTATGATACGGAGATAATTGTTTTTGTAGCCATAAGGCGAATTGATACCGAAGTGGTCCCCATATGAACCCAAAAATTGTACTAAAACTAAACACACGCATGCCAATACATAGGGAGAAAGAAAATCGCATGTTCACTTGTGTTGGGCTAGATTTGTCAATTCGAAATGTATCTACCCAAAAGTGTCTTGTAGGGTAGGAACTATTttgaattattataaaaaaaaggaaCTACCTGGCAATGCTATTGGCTTGACTGACATTTGTTCTGTTACGCTGTTCGTGATTTATTTACCAATTTGGTGCACGTCCTTTGTCTCCTGCTGTGGATATATTTTGTTCTTTGCTAGAAATgtgttatttatttaagacaCATAATGGCATCAGATTACGATACGAAACTTGTGGACTTGGTGCGAGCAAATCCTTTGCTCTATGAGAAAGAAGTTCGGAACTCACCCTACGATCTAATGAAGAAGAAAACGGAACTTTGGCGAAGTATTGCATCGTCGTTAGGTGCGGAAGGCAAGTGTATATATAGTAACATATATTAGAAATGAATAGGGCAATTCTATACGACATCaggacactgctaatacgcgtccaaagagaggtgtcaaaagtcGCGTATTGATGACaacaatccgaaggcggaaaataaaaattgtatctgtccggagatatttgcagttgaagttggcgattttcatgtggttgttgtaatgttgtagtacccactaaaaaaattgttaacataagtgttttgcgcggatatagttatggtctcgtatagaattaccacgaatataaaaatatctttATCTCTAACAAATATTGCAGCAAGGTTCTGTGTTTCACGATGGAAGAACTTGCGAGACCGATATCGACGTGAATTACAAAAGGCACAAGAAATGCAACGTAAAGCTGGCGGTGCCAGAAATATTAAAGGTTCTAACTGGCATTTATGGGATAAAATGAAATTTCTTGAAGGACATATTAGATTGCATAGGTAAAATGCACGAAAcgtaaacaaacaaaattaagTAGCATGCATGAATTTGTATtggttaaatatttatttaaatttagctCACACAGCACAAAAAGTGTTGCAGAGAATACGAAAAGTAGTTGGAGTGAAATGGAAGCAGAACAGTTTGTTGAGCACTCGGCAAGCGAAGATGATCCACTGCAAGAAGCTATGGAGGAGCAGTCCATTAGTATGGATACAAAAAAACCAGACATTGAGTTATATCATACTACGGCTACAGCCTCATCATCATCTTATATCAAACGCATTGAAACTTTGCTTGATGGTATGGATACATCAAACCGCACTAAAGCTGAAAAACGTATTGTAGCATATCTTTGTAAATGCCAATTAAAAGCTTTAAACAATGAGGCCATCGACGACATAGCTATTTAAAGAAAGTTGAAAACCTGCAGCTTAGCAAACATATTTGAAGTAATTTTTACCTAGTATTTTGGTTTTATAATATAAATGCAGTTATTAACGTACACCCCCTTaagctataaaatatatacaaatgttcaaatttaaataaagtaaagGAAGTAATTTTCGGAAGAATTGGAACAAACACTTAAGATCCCGACAATtaaatgctacaacaacaacaacatcccctcaatttgtaggaaaactaaAAGTAGCTACCCAAAAATTTAACCTAATACTCCCCGAATAATATTCGCGCCaaaattactaaatttttttttgtaggagGTAGTGAATTCAATCTCTAATTAAGTGCCATAATAAAGTTTATAGGTTACACCCTCAATTGATTATTGGGATTTAGTTTTGGAGTACTGTTGCatacatttgtttgaatttacaaATGTATGTACAGTGTAGATAAAGCAAATGTGTACTTGAACAGTAATATCGATTTGTTCAAATATGAAtcacattcatatgtatatatttatttatttgttgcttCCACCCCTCAATTGTAACCTTTGACTTAGTTGGAGCGGGTAATTTGAACTGTATGAAATTAATTGGCTACTCAAAGCATCCTACattcatatgtaaatatatacctCAGCTGATAGccataatatttattttaaacctaaatatataataataatataatgtgtgtatacatacctatgtacatataataAAAATCCTGTATTAACAATTCCCTAAAACTATTTATATATTAATCCAATTTAAATCTAATAAACAGACATAATTCTTTTTTCTAAAGTAGTGTCCATTAACTGCAATGCTACCTACAACGACACACCTCAAATGCACTGCATTCGTCATAGTCAAGATCGATGAGCGTTTATGTACTTGGGAGGGTGGAAATTGAATTGAAGCGTAGTTTCGAGTTTTTGGGCGCCGACCTCGCTGCTTTGACTTACGGCGCGCAATCTATTTTAAACATGTGCAATATGTACAACCATAAGTATgtataaaaagttaaaattgtttatttcttttataaGCTTTGTTGTTGTGCTTGTGATTCAAAGCTGCGTTGTTGTTTTAAGATAAAATTGCATTCATCTTTTCAAAAAATCGATGCATGGCAAATTTCACTCTTACAAAAATTAGTTCAAGTTTTAATAAAGTGTTTGAATTACAGATTTTTTTAAGAGGGGCCCTACAAAATATGTTTGcgttttaacatttttaacactTTTCTGCGTTAAGTACAACTTTGAGTTAATCATATTCTTAAATTATCGTTTTGGTTTTCaatttatatttactttttaaaTGCTCCTGTTACAGTTATTTTTCCATCTCAATCATACTTTACACCTAGCGGCACtttcaatactttttttttatgtttttatttattctaaGTAATAGAATCTCAATAGCCTCTACTTCACCTACTGACGTTCACTTTGCACTGTAGTTGGTAAATGTGTAAAATTGATTGCGAATCCTTGCGATACGTCTAGCGGCCAATTTCCGTATCCCATTGTCTGTATATGCGCAGTACAACACActtaaggcggtgacacaatgacatttttcatatagatgcgtttaacacaatgcattccaataacatcgtcaCAACCAACCAAGattttgcgtttgtaaatatgaagtaacttcagacttagcaattgaagtttatgaCGCCTTGCCGATTcacactgttgtaaacattctccctatacaacaaaaatacttgctaacatattttgtgtcgtattcgattgttatattgcagtttttaattgtgaaaaatgttagaaaatttaccaaccagtgggaaaaataatttcacttgcaaagtgtaccaacacccttagccaaaacaaatgtcaaattcttcttcttatgatttgcttggaacaaataTGGGGATATGGCTACTtctcaatatcagatggcgctagtgtcgctcattctaccattctccataaaaatacatgcaatctactcataatgcataagcatgcgttaaactcatctatatgaaaaactgcttatgtgtccgAGCTGTTATTGATATGCATTTACAAACATTCACGTACGCACTCACATGTATTTTGTTATTTTCAGGGCCGCATTTATGGGGAGAGGCCAACAGGTTCAAGCACCCCATTTTTATGGCATGTGTAAGCTGTGttttttacatgcatatacattagactgggtcgaaaaaaaaagttgccaatgtccacccctaaatttaaagattatgttgagagggtttcggaaaatttttgttttttatttttttttttttggtccttcgaaatacagccgaaacggttttttcgttgtaacttggttatttgatgtccgatttttaaaattgatatgtcaatattttggccttgagaagcttcacatttccgtttaatgtccttttaagctgaGAAGTtcttttcacatgattaggtcagctaacaaagttttaccccccccccccgaaagttcttaaaaattcaagaaaatgttgctttgaaaccatattactaaaataataaacaaagaagttatagcactttcaatatttattgcaactgttattttacctgattcttattatacttagacctaaaactcatgatatttttggaggaaaaattattattagggttggcattgaaaaattaataaagatatgccaaatatcatgaataggggaagtcaaagtaaataagtgagtcaaacctgttgtttcgtattgtaacgaatgttagcagcactgagcgatgctatcgtctctaagccgatgctaagcagtgacgtgaattcacatccatagaacaatcattatgtatctaaataaacgaaacaataattgcgtctacacatatgtaccatgtacgtatacgagcagcggagagtcaatgcacaaacacatgcatatatctgagatactcctgaaagtatacaatgagaaaaaactataaaatcgtgcaattggagctgctggactagtagattctggaagcgcctagaagatgcgaacgatgaaatcaaagagtataaaaggcggcaattgtagaggcgctggaattcagtttgatttgagttgtcaagcagtttcgactaagacgctatctagcgagcaagagcagtattattttgaatagtagagtttcatttgagctatcaatcagtttggttattaagcaagctattcgttgcacagtttgagtgttattgtgaagtactttaata
The Eurosta solidaginis isolate ZX-2024a chromosome 5, ASM4086904v1, whole genome shotgun sequence DNA segment above includes these coding regions:
- the LOC137251845 gene encoding uncharacterized protein, which codes for MASDYDTKLVDLVRANPLLYEKEVRNSPYDLMKKKTELWRSIASSLGAEGKFCVSRWKNLRDRYRRELQKAQEMQRKAGGARNIKGSNWHLWDKMKFLEGHIRLHSSHSTKSVAENTKSSWSEMEAEQFVEHSASEDDPLQEAMEEQSISMDTKKPDIELYHTTATASSSSYIKRIETLLDGMDTSNRTKAEKRIVAYLCKCQLKALNNEAIDDIAI